From one Enterococcus sp. DIV2402 genomic stretch:
- a CDS encoding DUF916 and DUF3324 domain-containing protein: MKRIVNCLLCIGAVILFYSYAVPVEAASLGSFEANIKVPDSQTNKELMYYDLLLQPKQTEELSLELKNTSEKELTLAVSFHRAVNNSNGAIVYSDSSEGKSDSAAFDIEDLVAVSDKEVTLKPNETKQITIEVAMPNEEFAGVLAGGLYIQQVGSEEFEGNVQNLFAREIALIVRNRLETVEPEIKINSAKALQENARNAVSVVIENSTPTYIGDVELSYAISRDEQTIIEETKMITFAPNTKMNYFIPLSGQAFEAGTYTVKTTLTAGDNVWQGAPTFTIEADEAKEYNQTDVSIEKTPLSWLTIGIGVAVGLLFIFVIILVIKNKKLQKELKSTKK; the protein is encoded by the coding sequence ATGAAACGAATAGTGAATTGCTTGTTATGTATAGGAGCAGTCATACTCTTTTATAGTTATGCGGTACCTGTAGAAGCTGCATCACTAGGTAGTTTTGAAGCGAATATCAAGGTTCCTGACTCCCAAACGAACAAAGAATTAATGTATTATGATTTATTACTACAACCTAAACAAACAGAGGAACTATCATTAGAACTCAAAAATACCAGTGAGAAAGAATTGACATTAGCTGTTTCATTTCATCGCGCAGTTAATAATTCGAATGGTGCCATTGTGTATTCAGATAGTTCAGAAGGAAAATCTGATTCAGCAGCGTTTGACATTGAAGATTTAGTGGCTGTTTCAGATAAAGAAGTCACCTTAAAACCGAATGAAACAAAGCAAATCACTATCGAAGTTGCTATGCCAAACGAGGAGTTTGCTGGGGTTTTAGCAGGCGGTCTTTACATTCAACAGGTTGGTTCAGAGGAATTTGAAGGGAACGTGCAAAACTTATTTGCAAGAGAAATTGCGTTGATTGTACGCAATCGTTTAGAAACTGTTGAACCAGAAATCAAAATTAATTCTGCTAAGGCACTCCAAGAAAATGCGCGTAATGCTGTGAGTGTGGTTATAGAAAATAGTACACCGACTTATATTGGTGATGTGGAACTGTCGTATGCTATTAGTCGTGATGAGCAAACCATAATTGAAGAAACAAAAATGATTACTTTCGCACCGAATACCAAAATGAATTATTTTATCCCATTGAGTGGACAAGCATTTGAAGCGGGAACGTATACGGTAAAAACAACGTTAACAGCAGGTGACAACGTGTGGCAAGGCGCACCGACGTTTACGATTGAAGCGGATGAAGCGAAAGAATATAATCAAACAGATGTATCGATTGAAAAAACACCTCTTTCTTGGCTAACGATAGGCATCGGTGTAGCTGTCGGATTGTTATTTATTTTTGTTATTATACTCGTAATTAAAAATAAAAAACTACAGAAAGAATTAAAATCAACGAAAAAATGA
- a CDS encoding WxL domain-containing protein yields the protein MKKRIFLLVAAFGLVSFSTAPVVFAADNTTGEVEFTPGDIIFDPEEQGADPTAKLPTNLDFGAHEIQTTTAEKWYATTDNTGEKNGNNLTTGTIAVRDNRGDATSTWSLKVKQVSQFNLGASTLGNAQLNFKVGTLNNNLGVPPTSNITGNQLTFVLFNQDYDVLTANAGTGAGETKLPIEEFELEIPANTDKKAGQYQTSLIWTFSYAPTTP from the coding sequence ATGAAAAAAAGAATTTTTTTATTGGTTGCTGCATTTGGATTAGTGAGTTTTAGTACAGCACCTGTTGTTTTTGCTGCTGACAATACGACAGGAGAAGTAGAATTTACGCCAGGAGATATTATTTTTGACCCAGAAGAACAAGGTGCAGATCCTACCGCTAAATTACCCACAAACTTAGACTTTGGTGCACATGAAATTCAAACAACTACTGCAGAAAAATGGTACGCAACAACAGACAATACTGGTGAGAAAAATGGGAATAATTTAACAACAGGAACAATTGCTGTTCGCGATAACCGGGGCGACGCTACATCAACATGGTCATTAAAAGTGAAACAAGTCTCGCAGTTTAATTTAGGTGCTTCGACGTTAGGAAATGCGCAACTGAATTTCAAAGTCGGAACATTAAATAATAATCTGGGGGTACCGCCAACTTCTAATATTACAGGCAATCAATTAACGTTTGTCTTGTTTAATCAGGATTACGATGTTCTAACAGCAAATGCAGGGACAGGTGCAGGAGAAACGAAATTACCGATTGAAGAATTTGAATTAGAAATTCCTGCAAATACAGATAAAAAAGCTGGTCAGTACCAAACGAGCTTAATTTGGACATTTTCATACGCGCCAACTACGCCATAA
- a CDS encoding adhesive domain-containing protein, with product MEKEHKRQLFIRKIVLFLFLLSITSASYFHVKKVEAAIVGLELLNNLSSQNDSQTTNEYRWPVNEVQKRVVFTIEGNETVDLGQIVLVGTKKKAVVVIPETMLNQVSVGNEQANFNGNILLEKNNMPVFTTLITTVSGAVGTLLDGVTNLLKGKVLGLITLSDVVSVNTGDLSAKLKELTDLSALNNVAFSENVTLTADGKAVVVELDNGLAMKLQDTVNQLLDELKAIELKISLLPGAENLPLIGEILKIVNGTLTTSVKALEATLDSTITLAQNTFNSTESLLKQLADGSVLADSTIDIPTEISRPRHVNTDLDAAFIGTIVQANVIDVNLLSQSQSKNYIYFAREIFEWQLSLPTNLDFGTHPIQTKAAETWVAENENQVTTGQISVTDYRLKTIETSSKWELSVKQESAWLNGEYPLPNAQLQMNIGEITRVQFQPEDISYPQGENISLYNQETVSLLSLENAQASGAVTIDLSSFYLYIPENTPKYTGTYQTTLVWTLSDVP from the coding sequence TTCCTCACAAAATGACAGCCAGACAACAAATGAGTATCGTTGGCCCGTCAATGAAGTGCAAAAAAGAGTGGTCTTTACTATAGAAGGAAATGAGACGGTGGATTTAGGGCAGATTGTTTTAGTAGGAACGAAAAAAAAGGCTGTGGTGGTCATTCCTGAAACGATGTTAAATCAAGTATCAGTAGGAAATGAGCAAGCTAATTTTAACGGGAATATTTTGTTAGAAAAAAATAATATGCCTGTATTTACTACTTTAATTACGACGGTAAGTGGCGCTGTAGGAACATTATTAGATGGTGTGACCAATTTATTGAAAGGCAAAGTCTTAGGTTTGATTACGTTATCCGATGTTGTTTCTGTTAATACAGGTGACTTGAGTGCCAAGCTAAAAGAATTAACCGATTTATCAGCACTCAATAATGTAGCATTTTCTGAGAATGTGACCTTAACCGCAGATGGTAAAGCAGTGGTTGTTGAACTAGATAATGGTTTGGCGATGAAATTGCAAGATACGGTCAATCAACTACTCGATGAATTAAAAGCGATTGAATTAAAAATTAGCCTGTTGCCTGGAGCGGAAAATTTACCTTTAATCGGGGAAATTTTAAAAATTGTCAATGGTACATTAACGACTAGTGTAAAAGCCTTAGAGGCAACATTAGATAGTACCATCACACTTGCTCAAAATACATTTAATTCAACAGAAAGCTTATTAAAACAACTAGCTGATGGTTCAGTATTAGCTGATTCAACCATTGATATTCCAACAGAAATTAGTCGTCCGAGGCATGTGAATACCGACTTAGATGCAGCGTTTATTGGGACAATTGTTCAGGCGAATGTTATTGATGTCAATCTTCTTTCTCAATCGCAAAGTAAAAACTATATTTATTTTGCACGAGAGATTTTTGAATGGCAGCTTTCTTTGCCAACAAATTTAGATTTTGGAACACATCCAATTCAAACGAAAGCAGCAGAAACGTGGGTTGCTGAAAATGAAAACCAAGTGACAACAGGACAAATCTCTGTAACGGATTATCGACTTAAAACAATCGAAACCAGTTCGAAATGGGAACTAAGTGTGAAGCAAGAAAGTGCATGGCTTAATGGCGAATATCCGTTGCCTAATGCTCAGTTACAGATGAATATTGGCGAAATTACAAGGGTTCAATTTCAACCTGAGGATATTAGCTATCCTCAAGGTGAAAACATTTCTTTATATAATCAAGAAACTGTCAGCCTTTTAAGTTTGGAAAATGCACAAGCATCAGGCGCTGTCACTATTGATTTATCATCTTTTTACCTATATATCCCTGAAAATACCCCCAAATATACAGGAACTTATCAAACAACTTTAGTTTGGACGCTATCAGATGTTCCTTGA